A part of Myxococcus landrumus genomic DNA contains:
- a CDS encoding Na+/H+ antiporter, with product MHFELAFVLIFAVATAVAIAARYFKIPYTVALVVAGLTLGAVRAFEPPHLTKELLFAIILPGLLFEAAFHVEFRKFWKNKVAIHSMAIPGVAASAGLTALILSPWVEGMDSAEGFGLIPALVFAAVIVSTDPIAVVGLFKSLGAPKRLLILVEGESLLNDGTAVVLFTLVVAVATGGQFTWGGAAFNFVKVVGMGMLVGSVVGYIAARVIQRVDDAMVEITCTVIAAYGSFVIAENFHYSGVIATVVAGMLCGNWATHEGMSPTTRVAVESFWEYWSFALNSVVFLLIGMEVQLGSLLASWKPILAAYVAVLVGRAVVVYGMSALLRLTSERLPWTWSAVLTWSGLRGAISMVLVLSLPSDFPHRELLVNMTFGVVVLSIIIQGLSMAPLLRKLGITGLKDAYQEQYELARGRLGSIHAALAALEGMRRSREIPGDVLNQLEKDYQAKESVTEKELTELKQQSMRFHEEEHQEAVRRMLIVEKEALLKSYQSATIGKEAFERLTAELDERIAQADAAENHTTAPAVPANPAGATGT from the coding sequence ATGCACTTCGAATTGGCCTTTGTCCTCATCTTCGCAGTCGCGACCGCGGTGGCCATCGCGGCGCGATACTTCAAGATTCCCTACACGGTGGCCCTGGTGGTGGCGGGGCTGACGCTGGGCGCGGTGCGCGCCTTCGAGCCACCGCATCTCACCAAGGAATTGCTGTTCGCCATCATCCTTCCGGGACTGCTCTTCGAGGCGGCGTTCCACGTCGAGTTCCGCAAGTTCTGGAAGAACAAGGTGGCCATCCACTCGATGGCCATTCCGGGTGTCGCGGCGTCGGCGGGACTGACGGCGCTCATCCTCTCTCCCTGGGTGGAGGGGATGGATTCGGCGGAGGGCTTCGGGCTGATTCCGGCGCTGGTGTTCGCGGCGGTCATCGTCTCGACGGACCCCATCGCCGTGGTGGGCCTGTTCAAGTCGCTGGGTGCCCCCAAGCGTCTGCTCATCCTGGTGGAGGGCGAGAGCCTGCTCAACGACGGCACCGCCGTGGTGCTCTTCACGCTGGTGGTGGCGGTGGCCACGGGTGGGCAGTTCACCTGGGGCGGCGCGGCCTTCAACTTCGTCAAGGTCGTGGGCATGGGCATGCTGGTGGGCAGTGTGGTGGGCTACATCGCCGCGCGAGTCATCCAGCGCGTGGACGACGCGATGGTGGAAATCACCTGCACCGTCATCGCCGCCTACGGCTCGTTCGTCATCGCGGAGAACTTCCACTACTCGGGCGTCATCGCGACGGTGGTGGCCGGCATGCTCTGCGGCAACTGGGCCACGCATGAGGGCATGAGCCCCACCACGCGCGTCGCGGTGGAGAGCTTCTGGGAGTACTGGTCCTTCGCGCTCAACTCGGTGGTGTTCCTCCTCATCGGCATGGAGGTGCAGCTCGGCTCGCTGCTCGCGTCGTGGAAGCCCATCCTCGCGGCCTATGTGGCCGTGCTCGTGGGGCGCGCGGTGGTGGTGTACGGCATGTCCGCGCTCTTGAGGCTGACCTCCGAGCGACTGCCCTGGACCTGGAGCGCGGTGCTCACCTGGAGCGGTCTGCGCGGCGCCATCTCGATGGTGCTGGTGCTCAGCCTTCCCTCGGACTTTCCCCACCGCGAGCTCCTGGTGAACATGACGTTCGGCGTGGTGGTGCTGTCCATCATCATCCAGGGCCTCTCGATGGCGCCGCTGTTGCGCAAGCTGGGCATCACCGGGCTGAAGGATGCGTACCAGGAGCAGTACGAGCTCGCGCGAGGACGGCTGGGCTCCATCCACGCCGCGCTCGCCGCGCTGGAGGGCATGCGCCGCTCGCGTGAGATTCCGGGCGACGTGCTGAACCAGCTCGAGAAGGACTATCAGGCGAAGGAGAGCGTGACGGAGAAGGAGCTCACCGAGCTCAAGCAGCAGTCCATGCGCTTCCACGAAGAGGAGCACCAGGAAGCCGTCCGCCGCATGCTCATCGTCGAGAAGGAGGCGCTGCTCAAGTCGTACCAGTCCGCCACCATCGGCAAGGAAGCCTTCGAGCGGCTCACAGCGGAGCTGGATGAGCGCATCGCTCAAGCCGACGCGGCGGAGAACCACACAACCGCGCCCGCGGTGCCAGCGAATCCCGCGGGCGCCACCGGCACCTGA
- a CDS encoding ATP-grasp domain-containing protein, with protein MTSRARAVLFGRNPSQYDTFDIEAEAVESLGFDTYQVDLAALLNGNAEHALEAVPKRGGLRLLYRGWMLTEEEYGTLDEALSERGHRLLTTPDQYAAALYLPLWYPHLSRYTARSVWTEGTDADEAWRAAQALGPSPWILKDHVKSAKERWEEACFVPAKATREDFARICANLVEERGERFERGLVVRKYLPLKVYGRTPTGPAHLEFRLFFGRGRLLAAEQHHEFDVDTPDFSAFEPLGRRIDSPFFSLDVAMLEDGGWAVIEVNDGGVSGLPPGLDPRALFEPLLGGG; from the coding sequence ATGACCTCCCGCGCCCGCGCTGTCCTCTTCGGACGCAACCCCTCGCAGTACGACACCTTCGACATCGAAGCAGAGGCGGTGGAGTCCCTGGGCTTCGACACCTACCAGGTCGACCTGGCCGCGCTGCTCAATGGCAACGCGGAGCACGCGCTCGAAGCCGTGCCGAAGCGCGGGGGGCTCCGGCTGCTCTATCGCGGGTGGATGCTCACCGAGGAGGAGTACGGCACGCTCGATGAAGCCCTCTCCGAACGGGGGCATCGGCTCCTCACGACACCCGACCAATACGCAGCCGCGCTGTACCTGCCACTCTGGTACCCACACCTGTCGCGCTACACCGCGCGCTCTGTCTGGACCGAGGGCACCGACGCGGACGAAGCCTGGAGGGCGGCGCAGGCGCTCGGCCCTTCGCCGTGGATTCTCAAGGACCACGTGAAGTCCGCGAAGGAGCGCTGGGAGGAAGCCTGCTTCGTCCCCGCCAAGGCTACTCGCGAGGACTTCGCGCGCATCTGCGCCAACCTCGTGGAGGAGCGAGGCGAGCGCTTCGAGCGGGGACTCGTCGTCCGCAAGTACCTGCCCCTCAAGGTCTACGGCCGGACGCCCACCGGCCCCGCCCACCTGGAGTTCCGCCTCTTCTTCGGCCGAGGGCGCCTGCTCGCCGCTGAGCAGCACCATGAGTTCGACGTCGACACGCCAGACTTCTCCGCCTTCGAGCCCCTGGGCCGCCGCATCGACTCGCCCTTCTTCTCCCTCGACGTCGCCATGCTCGAGGACGGCGGCTGGGCCGTCATCGAGGTGAACGACGGAGGTGTCTCCGGACTCCCCCCGGGACTGGACCCGCGCGCCCTCTTCGAGCCGCTGCTGGGAGGCGGGTAA
- the argC gene encoding N-acetyl-gamma-glutamyl-phosphate reductase — protein MTRANIYILGASGFGGGELLRILSGHPAVAGIRVVSRHHAGEPVHKVHPHLRGLVDARFEAEPDWRWLADSQQPVVFSALGHGELATQFLALEKKWAEVGLADKVMLVDLSSDFRLDHPGRYAGAYGKPHPAPDLLGTFTYGLTEWKREELKGARRIANPGCFATAVQLALLPIASTPGLGLLAVSGVTGSSGSGSLPGEGTHHPTRAHDFRAYKPLEHQHEAEVEVMLVAHGAQRHRLAFVPHSAPMVRGIFATVQFEWPEHGGAVVTQSLTEKFRRYYEGSKFVRIVEGTPRIAAVTGSNFCDISVATKGRSVAVMAALDNLVKGMAGQAVQNFNVSLGLPEDTGLRQAACYP, from the coding sequence ATGACGCGGGCGAATATCTACATCCTGGGAGCCTCTGGTTTCGGAGGCGGCGAGCTCTTGCGGATTCTCTCCGGCCACCCCGCGGTGGCGGGCATCCGCGTGGTGTCCCGTCATCACGCGGGCGAGCCCGTCCACAAGGTGCACCCGCACCTGCGTGGCCTGGTGGACGCGCGCTTCGAGGCGGAGCCGGACTGGCGCTGGCTGGCGGACTCGCAGCAGCCGGTGGTGTTCAGCGCGCTGGGTCATGGCGAGCTGGCCACGCAGTTCCTCGCGCTGGAGAAGAAGTGGGCCGAGGTTGGCCTCGCCGACAAGGTGATGCTGGTGGACCTGTCCAGCGACTTCCGGCTGGACCACCCGGGCCGGTACGCGGGCGCCTATGGCAAGCCGCACCCGGCGCCGGACCTGCTGGGCACCTTCACGTACGGCCTCACCGAGTGGAAGCGCGAGGAGCTCAAGGGCGCGCGGCGCATCGCGAACCCGGGCTGCTTCGCCACCGCGGTGCAACTGGCGCTGCTGCCTATCGCGTCCACGCCCGGCCTGGGCCTGTTGGCCGTGTCGGGCGTCACGGGCTCCTCCGGCTCAGGCTCCCTGCCGGGCGAGGGCACGCACCACCCCACCCGCGCGCATGACTTCCGCGCGTACAAGCCGCTGGAGCACCAGCACGAGGCGGAGGTGGAGGTCATGCTGGTGGCGCACGGCGCCCAGCGTCACCGTCTGGCCTTCGTGCCGCACTCGGCCCCCATGGTGCGCGGCATCTTCGCCACCGTGCAGTTCGAGTGGCCCGAGCACGGCGGCGCGGTGGTGACGCAGTCGCTGACGGAGAAGTTCCGCCGCTACTACGAGGGCTCGAAGTTCGTCCGCATCGTCGAGGGCACGCCGCGCATCGCCGCCGTCACCGGCAGCAACTTCTGCGACATCTCCGTCGCGACGAAGGGCCGCTCCGTCGCCGTCATGGCCGCGCTGGACAACCTCGTGAAGGGCATGGCCGGCCAGGCCGTGCAGAACTTCAACGTGTCCCTGGGCCTGCCCGAGGACACCGGTCTGCGGCAGGCGGCCTGCTACCCGTAG